In Fusobacterium hwasookii, a single window of DNA contains:
- a CDS encoding acyltransferase family protein: protein MKDLEKGKFNNNFNILRLLAAIQVFCFHSFEHLEVNYGKIIRYFTFYRGVIIFFTISGYLVFASLDRNRENIKQYILNRVGRIYPALWFSTLLSIVTILSIYKIENVTSFFVYIFGQLTIFQFWTPTMLREYGVSAPNGSLWTIVVELQFYFILIFIYFKCNTKIKLGMLFLFSVIFNVFIGLANETIIIKLLKVSIFPYLYNFLIGSIFYKFTILKKKLLDNKFIYWFLICQLFYILDIFPGYFPNFFGFIANTVLSITVLSFAFSYTNYIKELKMDISYGVYLYHMVFLNFFIQKYGVEEIKSSYLWLIYIIIVFVVSIFSHYCVEEPILSFFKKKKINEINV, encoded by the coding sequence TTGAAAGATTTAGAGAAGGGAAAATTTAATAATAATTTTAATATATTGAGATTATTAGCTGCTATTCAAGTTTTTTGTTTTCATTCCTTTGAACATTTGGAAGTGAATTATGGGAAAATAATTAGATATTTTACTTTTTACAGAGGAGTAATTATATTTTTTACAATAAGTGGATATCTAGTTTTTGCATCTTTAGATAGAAATAGAGAAAATATAAAACAATATATTTTAAATAGAGTAGGAAGAATATACCCAGCATTATGGTTTTCTACACTACTTTCAATAGTTACAATATTATCAATTTATAAAATTGAAAATGTTACTTCCTTTTTTGTATATATTTTTGGTCAATTAACAATCTTTCAATTTTGGACTCCAACAATGCTTAGAGAATATGGCGTAAGTGCTCCTAATGGCTCACTTTGGACAATAGTTGTAGAGTTACAGTTTTATTTTATATTGATTTTTATTTATTTTAAATGTAATACTAAGATAAAATTAGGAATGTTATTTTTATTTTCAGTTATTTTTAATGTGTTCATTGGTTTGGCAAATGAAACAATTATTATAAAATTACTAAAAGTATCAATTTTTCCATATTTATATAATTTTTTAATAGGAAGTATTTTTTATAAATTTACTATTTTAAAGAAAAAGTTATTAGATAATAAATTTATATATTGGTTTTTAATCTGCCAATTATTTTATATATTAGATATATTTCCAGGCTATTTCCCTAATTTTTTTGGATTTATAGCTAATACAGTATTATCAATAACAGTTTTATCATTTGCTTTTAGTTATACAAATTATATAAAAGAATTAAAAATGGATATATCATATGGAGTATATTTATATCATATGGTTTTTCTAAACTTTTTTATACAAAAATATGGGGTTGAAGAAATCAAAAGTTCATATTTATGGCTTATATATATTATAATTGTTTTTGTAGTATCAATATTTAGTCATTATTGTGTAGAAGAACCGATTTTAAGCTTTTTTAAGAAGAAAAAAATTAATGAAATTAATGTATGA
- a CDS encoding CDP-glycerol glycerophosphotransferase family protein has translation MNFFAFIRFSLKIGMLILLFPLRIFSIKKNRILLLENILNFDAQYNSNTKYISEYLLKNYPDIFEIVYPLGKKRDFSILKEKKIVPVRLGSLKYYYYIMTSKFFITTSGAIAYIPFRKKQVVINTWHGGGAYKKMGLDTTNNFFYRLDCKLSAKKTSYFLSSNKYFSDIVNKSLLISYNKFLNIGLPRNDIFFSDYNDIIKKVKIYYKIDENKKIIMYAPTYRPFKGKPFFLKHELGPYEIDINLVLEELKKKFGGEWLFALRLHPSIANLIPPILNERVINVSDYDDVQELMCASDILINDYSSTMWDFVQTRKPCFIFAKDLDEYENSTGLYTKPSSWPFPLASSNQKLIDEIRIFDYEKYLKDIKYYFTWMENYEIGVACKKLCEIMYNLWKEER, from the coding sequence ATGAATTTTTTTGCTTTTATAAGATTTAGTTTAAAAATTGGTATGTTAATATTACTTTTTCCATTGAGAATATTTTCAATAAAAAAAAATAGAATATTACTTTTAGAGAATATTTTAAATTTTGATGCACAATATAACTCTAACACAAAATATATTTCAGAATATTTATTAAAAAATTATCCAGATATTTTTGAAATAGTCTATCCACTTGGAAAAAAAAGAGATTTTTCTATTTTAAAAGAAAAAAAAATAGTTCCAGTGAGGTTAGGAAGTTTAAAATATTATTATTATATAATGACTTCAAAATTTTTTATAACTACAAGTGGAGCAATTGCGTATATACCTTTTAGAAAAAAACAAGTAGTGATTAATACTTGGCATGGTGGAGGAGCATATAAAAAGATGGGGTTAGATACAACCAATAACTTTTTTTATAGATTAGATTGTAAATTGTCAGCAAAAAAGACTTCTTATTTTCTTTCATCAAATAAATATTTTTCAGATATAGTTAATAAAAGCCTTTTAATATCATATAATAAATTTTTAAATATAGGGTTACCTAGAAATGATATATTTTTTAGTGACTATAATGATATAATAAAAAAAGTGAAAATTTACTACAAAATTGATGAAAACAAAAAAATTATTATGTATGCTCCTACTTATAGACCTTTTAAAGGAAAACCATTTTTTTTAAAACATGAATTAGGACCTTATGAAATAGATATAAATTTAGTTTTAGAGGAATTAAAAAAGAAATTTGGTGGAGAATGGTTATTTGCATTAAGATTACATCCAAGTATTGCAAATTTAATTCCACCAATATTAAATGAAAGAGTTATAAATGTATCAGATTATGATGATGTTCAAGAGTTAATGTGTGCTTCAGATATATTAATTAATGATTATTCTTCAACTATGTGGGATTTTGTTCAAACTAGAAAACCATGTTTTATATTTGCAAAAGATTTAGATGAATATGAAAATTCTACAGGACTTTATACAAAACCATCTAGTTGGCCTTTTCCTTTAGCTAGTAGTAATCAGAAACTTATTGATGAGATAAGAATATTTGACTATGAAAAATATTTAAAAGATATAAAATATTATTTTACTTGGATGGAGAATTATGAAATAGGAGTAGCATGTAAAAAACTTTGTGAGATAATGTATAATCTTTGGAAGGAAGAAAGATAA
- a CDS encoding IspD/TarI family cytidylyltransferase, with amino-acid sequence MNLALIFAGGVGKRMGNSGVPKQFLKLYGKEIIIYTLEVFENNKNIDGIIISCLREKIDDLKKIIKKNNLKKVVSIIPGGSTGQESIYNGLREIEKKYSKNDIVLIHDGVRPLINDDTINDNINLVKEKGNAITTAPAIETIIKLKKEEEVIDDIYNRSECFMARAPQSFLLKDILEVHEKAIEQKKIDFIDSASIMKYYGHNLNIINGPSENIKITTPSDFYIFKAILDMKENLNIFGL; translated from the coding sequence ATGAACTTAGCACTAATATTTGCAGGTGGAGTAGGAAAAAGAATGGGAAATTCAGGGGTTCCTAAACAATTTTTGAAACTTTATGGAAAAGAAATAATAATATATACATTAGAAGTATTTGAAAATAATAAAAATATAGATGGAATTATAATTTCTTGTTTAAGAGAAAAAATAGATGATTTAAAAAAAATAATAAAAAAAAATAACCTAAAAAAAGTAGTATCAATAATTCCAGGTGGAAGTACAGGACAAGAATCAATATATAATGGATTAAGGGAAATTGAAAAAAAATATTCTAAAAATGACATTGTTTTAATTCATGATGGAGTGAGACCTTTAATAAATGATGATACTATCAATGATAATATAAATTTAGTAAAAGAAAAAGGAAATGCAATAACAACGGCACCAGCAATTGAAACTATTATAAAATTAAAAAAAGAGGAAGAAGTAATAGATGATATCTATAACAGAAGTGAATGTTTTATGGCAAGAGCTCCTCAAAGTTTTTTATTAAAAGATATATTAGAAGTACATGAAAAAGCAATAGAACAAAAGAAAATAGATTTTATAGATTCAGCTTCTATTATGAAATATTATGGTCATAATTTAAATATAATAAATGGTCCATCTGAAAATATAAAAATAACAACACCTTCTGATTTCTACATATTTAAGGCAATTTTAGATATGAAAGAAAATTTAAATATTTTTGGGTTGTAG
- a CDS encoding N-acetyl sugar amidotransferase, with amino-acid sequence MKKEEKKYQVCSNCVMDTSDSKIVFDKKGMCDHCHNFYENIEPNWNPEGNPEELQKLIDKIKKDGKGKKYDCLIGLSGGVDSSYVAYCAIKKWGLRPLIFAVDTCWNLEVANKNVEKIINKLGVDVYYEKINHDEMMDLQLAFFKSQVPYQDTPQDHNIFAALYNFAAKNGFKHILTGGNYSTECVREPNEWVHENDITLIKDIHKKFGKKSLDHLQLCGMFKYRLYYRYFKGVQLHKVLDLIRYKKNEAIDELKREFNWEPYANKHFESIFTRFYEGYWLPKKFGYDKRRAHFSSLILTGQLDRKEALEILKNPPYSEEIAMQDMEFICKEMGISIEEFKKLMEQENKTYKDYKNGYKYIHWARNLAKLFGIEKRNIR; translated from the coding sequence ATGAAAAAAGAAGAAAAAAAGTATCAAGTATGTAGTAATTGTGTAATGGATACAAGTGATTCTAAAATTGTATTTGATAAAAAAGGAATGTGTGATCATTGTCATAATTTTTATGAAAATATTGAACCTAATTGGAATCCAGAGGGAAATCCAGAAGAACTTCAAAAGTTAATTGATAAAATAAAAAAGGATGGTAAAGGAAAAAAATATGATTGTCTTATTGGATTAAGTGGAGGAGTGGATAGTTCTTATGTAGCATATTGTGCTATAAAAAAGTGGGGATTAAGACCTTTAATTTTTGCTGTTGATACATGTTGGAACTTAGAAGTAGCAAATAAAAATGTTGAAAAAATTATAAATAAACTAGGAGTAGATGTTTATTATGAAAAAATAAATCATGATGAAATGATGGATTTACAATTAGCATTTTTTAAATCCCAAGTTCCTTATCAAGATACACCACAAGATCATAATATATTTGCAGCTCTTTATAATTTTGCAGCTAAAAATGGTTTTAAACATATTCTAACAGGAGGAAACTATTCTACTGAATGTGTTAGAGAACCTAATGAATGGGTTCATGAAAATGATATAACATTGATAAAAGATATTCATAAAAAGTTTGGAAAAAAATCATTAGATCATCTTCAACTTTGTGGAATGTTTAAGTATAGGTTATATTATAGATATTTTAAAGGAGTTCAATTACATAAAGTATTGGATTTAATAAGATATAAAAAAAATGAAGCTATTGATGAATTAAAAAGAGAATTTAATTGGGAACCTTATGCTAATAAACATTTTGAAAGTATATTTACAAGATTCTATGAAGGATATTGGTTACCTAAAAAATTTGGATATGATAAAAGAAGAGCACATTTTTCAAGTTTAATCTTAACTGGGCAATTAGATAGAAAGGAAGCATTAGAAATTCTTAAAAATCCTCCATATAGTGAAGAAATAGCCATGCAAGACATGGAATTTATTTGTAAGGAAATGGGAATATCTATTGAAGAATTTAAAAAATTAATGGAACAAGAAAATAAAACATATAAAGATTATAAAAATGGATATAAATATATTCATTGGGCTAGAAATTTAGCGAAATTATTTGGAATAGAAAAAAGAAATATACGTTAG